Within the Pelotomaculum isophthalicicum JI genome, the region GCACTCTCACCGCTTGTTTGATTCTGCTCGGTTTTGGCCAGGCGGCGTTAGACCCGGCCAACCCTTACCTGCGTTCTGCTACCCAGGTCGGTTTTCCCACCTTTGGCGGCCCGCATATTCTGGATTTGGTGGCCGGGGCGTCACGGAAAGCACTGGAAGCCGCCTGGTTCCAGAAATGGCTGGTCCATCGCCGGCTCCGCCCTGAGGCGTTTGGAGGGGACGTCCAAAACGTCATGACGGGCGCGGCAAGTTACCCGATTAACACGGAACTGCTCAATTCTCAGGCTCTTTCCCAGGTCTACAGCTAAATATGGCACCTATTTGTTGCCGCAGGCATTCGCGGGAGGCTGCCCCACTCATCCGGCTTATCCCTCCGGTCACGCCACCTTTACCGGGGCAGGGGTTACTATGATGAAGGCATTTTTCAAGGAATCGTTTATTATACCCAACCCGGTGGTAGCCAGTAATTCCTCAAGAAGGTTGCGATGTTTATCAGATAATTAAAGGGACATAGTTATGTTGGGATACCTGAATTCTCCATTCCATACAGTAAAATAAAAAATTCAATTAGGGAAGATAGCCCTATCGCGCGGTTGATCAAAAATTAAAAAATGAAGCAAGTCAATGAGCCGGTTTCTTACGCAATAATAAGGTGGTGCTTAGCGCCACCTTAAAAATTTTGATTTAATAATTTTGTATAATGCGGCTTGCGGCTATTATAAAGAGCTATTATAATTTTACTCTAAGGAAAATAGTAAAATGTGGATGGCATATTTGCTTTGCTGTTGGGAGTGAGATGTACTGGGGACTATTGTTAACGTTGCGGCGATCGCATTTGGCGCCGCTTTTGGCTTGTTGTTTAGAAAAGGAATATCTGAAAAGGTCGGCTGCACAATCATGCAAGGGCTTGGTCTGGCGGTTCTTCTTATAGGCTCCAGCATGGCTCTGCAAACCAAACAGGTTTTGGTAGTTATTCTTAGCCTGGTCTTTGGTGGTTTGACTGGTGGATTGCTAAATATCGAGGGAGGTTTAGCCCGTCTGGGTAAATGGCTGGAAGAAAAAGTTGGCGGAGAAACAGGGGAAGTTGGCAAGGCATTTGTTACAACCAGCCTTATTTACTGTGTGGGAGCAATGGCTATTATGGGATCAATTGAAGATGGTCTTAACAATAACCCTCAGATTCTTTTTGCCAAAGCAGCCTTAGACGGAATTTCAGCGGTAGTTTTCGCCTCCACTATGGGAATAGGGGTTATTTTTTCTCTTTTCCCTGTGCTAATTTACCAGGGTTCCATAACGCTTCTGGCCGCATACGTAAAAGACTTTCTCAGTCCTGACGCGGTGGCGGAAATGACAGCCACCGGCGGATTGCTGATAGTGGGGATTGGCCTGAACATTCTTGGTATTAAGGATATAAAGGTTGGCAACCTGCTTCCTGCGATTTTTTATGCTTTACCCCTCACTATAGTGCTTTCTAAAATAATCCCGGCGTGAGATTTTGCATTGACTCTAAATTTAACAGCATGCGTTGAGTTCTCGGTGATAACACGAGTATAGAATGTCCGCTTAAGAAGGAATAGGAATATTCTTCAAATAAAGATCCTGCAGGCATAGCTTGTAGGATCTTTTAATTAATTGAGGAACTCATTTCATAATTTCCTATTA harbors:
- a CDS encoding DUF554 domain-containing protein; translation: MGTIVNVAAIAFGAAFGLLFRKGISEKVGCTIMQGLGLAVLLIGSSMALQTKQVLVVILSLVFGGLTGGLLNIEGGLARLGKWLEEKVGGETGEVGKAFVTTSLIYCVGAMAIMGSIEDGLNNNPQILFAKAALDGISAVVFASTMGIGVIFSLFPVLIYQGSITLLAAYVKDFLSPDAVAEMTATGGLLIVGIGLNILGIKDIKVGNLLPAIFYALPLTIVLSKIIPA